In Plutella xylostella chromosome 4, ilPluXylo3.1, whole genome shotgun sequence, a genomic segment contains:
- the LOC105389732 gene encoding uncharacterized protein LOC105389732, with protein MNLPASTALISKNYTQRFNINNNLIKINAENDIKLRDEHLLLFDVCFCDHLILNKYLMKWLFKKGKRRLKRHNVHTEKTSKVQNKTSSSECEKRNINNLVIKDIFVRTQSFNESEIETLSLSTPSNLTASQTHTEEYENSRNVLNLNYPTFLKLKHSYHENDKFYKRRNKLLKYIHGRAIHFHSNINLKYAVFRMLPLKTKLKQCYVKSKIDPQEVLSMDLFPVAKITKEDGKTSNVHLQNEDKLKGKQFSSLQSRNVADNDIKDNINAKQKQFNLWIKHISPRIQCKIINSSLSSLSLDNTTKTVNINNKLCFKKWGKSICQNFASYKRKEKDMIHALVKNRSKQQFDLSGVQNCFGAKTISGSNTQFASFSVYNAESVLGSTKILPTVHEEYEFYDSMDTITNVNILSKRLPKTNNNFTRVKLSNNKTDGLTQVKHSQAHKYISLKTLINFKPNLYFNKKSVKIGADKVTEGFPIDHKKSLEEASKNNERKQKIRKQLVQLMNKVFAVQLCDIHADQTESIISLPLRFKYPSGDKINASTQGASILSKNVRINSYYDLIAKSSNSLVVNVFGPPAPQPSVASFRSSQFCSKMEYGYLNHLIYRMKSNTKRSRMRLADEKDMDEETNIFDEGFGPMFARANRKNPELDMINWNYERILGIVPNRYKENNEAALLGNVFNTAKGKTYQGPYHGIDLTSEALELTWGKVPKGKVCACPYDYCNCKGYRQNMEITPPSSYYGKRDVCGGLWKCLNFFGCAGCGFRRDKSNSTFPQKLIETVEKEKNICKDALREPAEICLTGCHAY; from the exons ATGAATTTGCCAGCAAGCACTGCACTGATATCTAAAAATTATACTCAGCgatttaacataaataataatcttataaaaataaatgcagAAAACGACATAAAATTGAGAGACGAACATTTACTGTTGTTTGATGTGTGTTTTTGTGACCACttgattttaaataaatatttaatgaaatgGCTATTCAAAAAGGGAAAACGAAGGCTAAAGAGGCACAATGTGCATACAGAGAAAACATCAAAAGTGCAAAACAAAACTTCTAGTTCAGAATGTGagaaaagaaatataaataatcttGTGATCAAAGACATATTTGTTCGCACACAATCTTTTAATGAATCTGAAATAGAAACATTAAGCCTATCTACCCCGAGTAATTTGACTGCAAGTCAGACACATACAGAGGAATATGAAAATTCAAGGAATGTACTGAACTTAAATTACCCGACTTTTTTGAAACTGAAACATTCTTATCatgaaaatgataaattttataaacgaagaaacaaacttttaaaatatattcatgGAAGAGCTATACATTTCCACTCCAATATAAACCTAAAATATGCAGTTTTTAGAATGTTACCattgaaaacaaaattgaaacagtgttatgttaaaagtaaaatagatCCCCAAGAAGTATTAAGTATGGATTTGTTTCCTGTAGCAAAAATAACAAAGGAAGATGGTAAGACAAGTAATGTTCATTTACAGAATGAAGATAAATTAAAAGGGAAACAATTCTCAAGCTTACAATCTCGTAATGTAGCGGATAACGATATTAAAGATAATATCAAcgcaaaacaaaaacaattcaATTTATGGATTAAACATATTTCTCCAAGGATACagtgtaaaattattaattcgTCCTTGAGCTCATTAAGTTTAGATAATACAACTAAGACTgttaacattaataataaattatgtttcaaGAAATGGGGAAAATCTATTTGCCAAAATTTTGCGTCATATAAGAGAAAAGAAAAGGATATGATACATGCCCTCGTGAAGAATAGATCGAAACAGCAGTTCGATCTTTCTGGCGTACAGAACTGTTTTGGTGCTAAAACTATTAGCGGGAGTAATACGCAATTTGCATCTTTTTCTGTTTACAATGCTGAATCAGTGTTGGGATCTACCAAAATTCTGCCAACCGTTCACGAAGAGTATGAATTTTATGATTCAATGGACACAATAactaatgtaaatattttaagtaagaGACTACCGAAAACCAACAATAATTTTACGAGGGTGAAATTAAGTAATAACAAAACAGATGGTTTAACTCAAGTAAAACACTCACAAGCACATAAATACATATCCCTAAAAACTTTGATTAACTTTAAACCAaacctatattttaataagaaatCAGTTAAAATTGGCGCTGACAAGGTGACAGAAGGATTTCCAATTgatcataaaaaatctttgGAAGAAGccagtaaaaacaatgaaCGAAAACAGAAGATAAGAAAACAATTAGTGCAATTAATGAACAAAGTATTCGCCGTGCAATTGTGTGACATCCACGCTGATCAAACTGAAAGCATAATATCACTTCCGTTGAGGTTTAAATATCCTAGCGGTGACAAAATAAATGCCTCCACGCAGGGTGCCAGTATTTTATCCAAAAATGTACGCATTAATTCTTATTATGATCTAATTGCTAAATCATCCAATTCATTAGTAGTAAATGTGTTTGGACCGCCAGCTCCTCAACCTAGCGTTGCATCATTTAGATCATCTCAGTTTTGTTCGAAAATGGAGTATGGATATCTTAATCATTTGATATACCGCATGAAAAGTAACACAAAAAGATCTAGAATGAGATTAGCAGATGAAAAGGATATGGATGaagaaacaaatatttttgacGAAGGATTTGGTCCGATGTTTGCAAGAGCAAACCGTAAAAATCCTGAATTGGATATGATTAACTGGAACTATGAAAGGATTCTCGGTATTGTCCCAAACAgatataaagaaaataatgaaGCTGCTTTGCTTGGAAATGTATTTAATACTGCCAAAGGAAAAACATATCAGGGACCATAT CATGGAATAGATCTAACATCTGAAGCTCTCGAACTGACTTGGGGTAAAGTTCCAAAAGGCAAGGTCTGTGCATGTCCATACGACTACTGCAACTGTAAGGGTTATAGACAGAATATGGAAATTACACCACCAAGTAGCTACTATG GTAAACGTGATGTATGCGGAGGACTGTGGAAATGTTTAAACTTCTTTGGTTGTGCTGGATGCGGCTTCAGACGCGACAAGTCTAACTCAACTTTTCCTCAGAAACTGATAGAGACcgtagaaaaagaaaaaaatatatgtaaagaTG CCCTGCGGGAACCTGCAGAAATCTGTCTCACAGGATGTCATGCATATTAA